ATTGGGCTAGGGGCCCTATCGGTTACCGAACCCAGTCAAACTCCGAATGCCAGCAAGTATGGCCGGCAGTCAGACGGCGAGCGCTAAGGTCCGTCGTCAAGAGGGAAACAGCCCAGACCGCCAGCTAAGGTCCCCAAGTCTCTGCTAAGTGGTCAAGGATGTGGCGTTGTAGAGACAACCAGGATGTTGGCTTAGAAGCAGCCATCATTGAAAGAGTGCGTAACAGCTCACTGGTCGAATGACGCTGCGCCATAAATACTCGGGGCTAAGCAGAGCACCGAAGCTGCGGACTGCCGTAGGGCAGTGGTAGGGGAGCGTTCCATGTGCGGCGAAGGTCGACCGGAAGGACGGCTGGAGCGCATGGAAGTGAGAATGCCGGTATGAGTAGCGAAAAGACAGGTGAGAATCCTGTCCACCGAAAGCCTAAGGATTCCTGAGCAAGGCTCGTCCGCTCAGGGTCAGTCGGGACCTAAGCCGAGGCCGAATGGCGTAGGCGATGGGAAACAGGTCGACATTCCTGTACCACCTACGGGTCGCTTGACCGATGCGGGGACGCAGGAGGCTAGGGGGACCCGGCCGCTGGTTGAGCCGGGGTAAGCGGGTAGCGTGGCCCGGTAGGGAAGTCCGCCGGGCTAAACGTGAGACGCGATGCCGACCGAAATGAAGTAGGGAAGCCCCTGACGCCACACTGCCGAGAAAAGCCGCTAGGGAGACCCGGGGTGCCCGTACCGCAAACCGACACAGGTAGGCGGGGAGAGAATCCTCAGGTGCGCGGGAGAACCCTCGCTAAGGAACTCGGCAAAATGCATCCGTAACTTCGGGAGAAGGATGGCCCTCGAACCGTGAGCGGAGAGACGCCGCAGAGCGGGGGAGGGTTGCAGAGGAGAGGCCCAAGCGACTGTTTACCACAAACACAGGTCAGTGCTAAGCCGGAAGGCGACGTATACTGGCTGACGCCTGCCCGGTGCTGGAAGGTTAAGGGGAAGGGTCAGGCTGCAAGGCCGAAGCTCTGAACCGAAGCCCCAGTAAACGGCGGCCGTAACTATAACGGTCCTAAGGTAGCGAAATTCCTTGTCGGGTAAGTTCCGACCCGCACGAATGGCGTAACGACTTGGGCACTGTCTCGGCGAGGGACCCGGTGAAATTGCAATACCTGTGAAGATGCAGGTTACCTGCGATTGGACAGAAAGACCCCATGGAGCTTTACTGTAGCCTGGCATTGGATTTTGGTGGTGCGTGTACAGGATAGGTGGGAGCCTGCGAAGCCGGGTCGCCAGATTCGGTGGAGGCGCCGTTGGGATACCACCCTCGCAGCATCGAAGTTCTAACACAGGCCCCTGGAGCGGGGCCGTGGACCGTGCCAGGTGGGCAGTTTGACTGGGGCGGTCGCCTCCTAAAAGGTAACGGAGGCGCCCAAAGGTCCGCTCAGGATGGTTGGAAATCATCCGTGGAGTGCAAAGGCAGAAGCGGGCTTGACTGCGAGACAGACAGGTCGAGCAGGGTCGAAAGACGGGCTTAGTGATCCGGCGGTTCCGTGTGGAAGGGCCGTCGCTCAACGGATAAAAGCTACCCTGGGGATAACAGGCTGATCTCCCCCAAGAGTCCACATCGACGGGGAGGTTTGGCACCTCGATGTCGGCTCATCGCATCCTCGGGCTGAAGTCGGTCCGAAGGGTTCGGCTGTTCGCCGATTAAAGCGGTACGCGAGCTGGGTTCAGAACGTCGTGAGACAGTTCGGTCCCTATCCATCGCAGGCGGAGGAGATTTGACGGGATCTGCCCCTAGTACGAGAGGACCGGGGTGGACGGCCCGCTGGTGTACCAGTTATCCCGCCAGGGGTACAGCTGGGTAGCCATGGCCGGAACGGATAAGCGCTGAAAGCATCTAAGCGCGAAGCCGGCCCGAAGATGAGATCTCCCATCCCGCAAGGGAGTAAGGCCCCTGGAAGATGACCAGGTAGATAGGCCGGGAGTGGAAGTGCCGTAAGGCATGGAGCGGACCGGTACTAATCGGCCGAGGGCTTGATTTCGCTGACATGTGTGTTCACTGTGTGGTTTTGAGGGTAAGACCTCCAAGGTTTTGGGTGGCGATGCCGGAGGGGATCACCCGTTCCCATTCCGAACACGGAAGTTAAGCCCTCCAGGGCCGAAGGTACTCCGCAAGGGGGAGAATAGGTCGCTGCCCAAACTTCTTTCCTCGACAAGCGACCCCGGCGATGGATCATCCCGGGGTCGCGGTCGAACACTCCGGCATAGCTCAACGGTAGAGCATCCGGCTGTTAACCGGAGGGTTGTAGGTTCGAATCCTACTGCCGGAGCCAGCTGCGGGTTTAGCTCAGTTGGTAGAGCGCCACCTTGCCAAGGTGGAGGTCGCGAGTTCGAGTCTCGTAACCCGCTCCAGATCGTGGCGGCGTAGCTCAGCTGGTTAGAGCATGCGGTTCATACCCGCAGTGTCGTTGGTTCGAATCCAACCGCCGCTACCAGAACGCCTGAGGTGCCGGGCGACCGGTCCACCCGTCGCCCGGCACACGGGTCTGCGGCCCACCGTCGCCCACGCTCCTCACCTGGCTTCCTACACGGCCCGGTAGCTCAGTTGGTAGAGCACGCGACTGAAAATCGCGGTGTCGCCGGTTCGATTCCGGCCTGGGCCACCACTGGCGGGGAGATACCCAAGTGGTCAAAGGGGGCTGACTGTAAATCAGTTGCGTAACGCTTCGGAGGTTCGAATCCTCCTCTCCCCACCAGATCCTGCGGGTTTAGCTCAGTTGGTAGAGCGCCACCTTGCCAAGGTGGAGGTCGCGAGTTCGAGTCTCGTAACCCGCTCCACGTACCTGCGCGGTTAGCTCAGATGGGAGAGCGCGTGATTGACGTTCACGAGGTCAGAGGTTCGATCCCTCTACCGCGCACCAGGGTAGCTCCGGAAGCGGCGCACGCCGCTTCCGGAGGCTCCGAGGAGCAGGCGCACATGCGGGTCGGCGCTCAGGTGCCGCCTGAAGCGCCGGCTGAATTTTGTTTCCCGATATGCGGAGGCGTGGTGTAGAGGCCTAACATGCGGCCCTGTCACGGCCGAGATCGCGGGTTCGAATCCCGTCGCCTCCGCCAGACTTGCAGATGTGGCGGAATTGGCAGACGCGCACGGCTCAGGACCGTGTCGGGTAACCACTCCCGGTGGGAGTTCGAGTCTCCCCATCTGCACCAGATGCGAGGGTAGCTCAGTAGGCCAGAGCACTCGGCTGATAACCGAGAGGTCCCGGGTTCGAATCCCGGCCCTCGCACCACCGTTCCCTTTTCTGCTCGCTGGTGTAGCTCAGCCGGTAGAGCAGCTGATTCGTAATCAGCAGGTCGCCGGTTCGAGTCCGGCCACCAGCTCCGGAGGGGTGTCCGAGTGGTTTAAGGTGCCGCTCTCGAAAAGCGGTGTGGCTTAACGGCCACCGTGGGTTCGAATCCCACCCCCTCCGCCAATAGACAGCGTGGACCCAGCCTGCAGGGCTGGGTCCTGTTGTCATTCCGCCGCGGCCGCGCGGACCTTTTGCCGCCCGCGGGGGCTTGTGCTATAATTTGACGGTACTTTACCCCGATTGCGCGCTGGAAAGGAGCCCGAGTCCCGTGGAACTGTTCCTGACCGAGAATCAGACGGAGGATATGCGGCTCTCCGTCCGCGCCACCAGGGTCCTGCATCATGAGAAGACTCCGTATCAGGAACTGCTCGTCGTGGAGACGCCACAGTGGGGGCGCCTGATGGCCCTGGATGGCTTCTTCCAGACCTGCGACCGTGACGAGTTCGTCTACCACGAGATGGGCGCTCACGTACCGCTCTGCACCCATCCGAATCCCCGGCGGGTGCTCATCATCGGGGGCGGGGACGGCGGCATGGCCCGGGAGGCCGCGCGTCACCCGGAGGTGGAGCGGGTCGACCTGGTGGAGATCGATGAGCGCGTCGTCGAGTGCTGCAAGCAGTACTTCCCGCAGATCGCGGTGGCGCTCTCGGGAAACCCGAAGGTGCACGTCCACATCGCCGACGGCATCCAGTGGGTGCAGGAGCACGAGGCGGAGTACGACGTGGTCATCATCGACTCCTCCGAGCCCATTGGCCCGGGCGAGGGGCTGTTCACGGCCAACTTCTACGCACGGGTTTTCCGTTGCCTGAAGGACGACGGCATTCTGGTGGCCCAGACCGAGTCGCCGTGGGTGAACGCCCCGGTGATCCAGCGGGCGTACCGGGGCATCCGGCAGTCGTTCCCCATCACCCGGCTCTACACCTGCGCGGTGCCCACCTACCCGACGGGGCTATGGTCGTTCACCCTGGGGTCCAAGAAGTACGATCCGCTGCAGGCCGAGCCCGAGAAGAGGGTCGGCACGCTGGGCGAGCTGAGGTACTACACGCCGGAGGTACACCGGGCCGCGTTCCAGCTGCCGGTGTTCGTGCAGCGGATTCTGGCCGAGGCTGAGGCGGAGGAGGAGCAGCCGTGAGCCCGCGCAGCCTGCCCGGCTTTCCGCACATCGAGCGGCTGGCCGACTTCATGGCGGCCTCCGACGACTACGCCACCGCCCGGGCGGTGCTCTGGGGCATCGGTCAGGATTTCACCACTTCGTACCGCCCCGGCACCCGGTTCGGCCCCGGCCGCATCCGGGAGGCCTCCTACGGCATCGAGGAGTTCAGCTACCACTCCCGCATGAGCCTCACCGACAAGAACTTCTTCGACCTGGGCGACGTGGCCGTCGTTTTCGGCGACGTGCAGGAGTCCCTGCGCCGGGCCGAGGAGGTGGCGCGCCGGCTCTTCGCCGACGGCAAGCTCTCGCTGATGATGGGCGGCGAGCACCTGGTGACGTTGCCGGTGGTGAAGGCCGCTTACGAGAAGTACGGCGACGACCTGGTGCTGCTTCAGTTTGACGCCCACGCCGACCTGCGGGAGGACTACCTGGGCAACCCGCTCAGCCACGCGACGGTCATGCGCCGCTGCCTGGACTTCCTGCCTGCGCAGAACCTGTACCAGTTCGGCATCCGCAGCGGCACCCGGGAGGAGTACGAGTTCGGCACGAGCCGGTGCCACCTGTTCCCCCACCAGGTCCTGGAGCCGCTCCGGCAGGTCATCCCGACGCTGGGGGACCGGCCG
The nucleotide sequence above comes from Symbiobacterium thermophilum IAM 14863. Encoded proteins:
- the speE gene encoding polyamine aminopropyltransferase, whose product is MELFLTENQTEDMRLSVRATRVLHHEKTPYQELLVVETPQWGRLMALDGFFQTCDRDEFVYHEMGAHVPLCTHPNPRRVLIIGGGDGGMAREAARHPEVERVDLVEIDERVVECCKQYFPQIAVALSGNPKVHVHIADGIQWVQEHEAEYDVVIIDSSEPIGPGEGLFTANFYARVFRCLKDDGILVAQTESPWVNAPVIQRAYRGIRQSFPITRLYTCAVPTYPTGLWSFTLGSKKYDPLQAEPEKRVGTLGELRYYTPEVHRAAFQLPVFVQRILAEAEAEEEQP
- the speB gene encoding agmatinase, yielding MSPRSLPGFPHIERLADFMAASDDYATARAVLWGIGQDFTTSYRPGTRFGPGRIREASYGIEEFSYHSRMSLTDKNFFDLGDVAVVFGDVQESLRRAEEVARRLFADGKLSLMMGGEHLVTLPVVKAAYEKYGDDLVLLQFDAHADLREDYLGNPLSHATVMRRCLDFLPAQNLYQFGIRSGTREEYEFGTSRCHLFPHQVLEPLRQVIPTLGDRPVYVTIDIDVMDPAFAPGTGTPEPGGITSREMIDAVLAMRGLNVVGLDVVEVAPGLDQTDRTPVLAAKLIREAILAFA